In one window of Armatimonadota bacterium DNA:
- the def gene encoding peptide deformylase: MSVEESCDVNPADEILCYGHPVLRGKAEPVQKVDAEVEAAIERMTTCLERAGGLGLAAPQIGSRLRVIVYDVGDGPAAVINPRLQDSEGAEESLEGCLSLPRLFGDVSRAARVVVRGRDVRGRPIRIEAEDMLARVIQHEIDHLEGVLFVDRVNPETLHWLIGKGGQDEEAQRVPTTLADALKVFEARVASRHRADG; the protein is encoded by the coding sequence ATAAGTGTTGAGGAATCGTGTGACGTGAACCCTGCGGATGAGATACTATGCTACGGGCATCCCGTGCTCCGCGGCAAAGCAGAGCCGGTGCAAAAGGTCGACGCTGAGGTCGAGGCGGCGATCGAGCGCATGACCACATGCCTCGAGCGGGCCGGTGGGTTGGGGTTGGCAGCCCCCCAGATCGGCTCGCGCCTGCGTGTCATCGTCTACGATGTCGGCGACGGCCCGGCGGCAGTCATCAACCCGCGCCTCCAGGACAGCGAGGGCGCCGAAGAGAGCCTCGAGGGGTGCCTGAGTCTGCCCCGCCTGTTCGGTGATGTGTCGCGCGCTGCTCGCGTTGTCGTCAGGGGCCGCGATGTACGAGGTCGCCCGATCAGGATTGAGGCGGAGGATATGCTGGCGCGGGTCATCCAGCACGAGATAGACCACCTCGAGGGCGTTCTCTTTGTCGATCGCGTGAACCCGGAAACGCTGCACTGGCTGATCGGCAAGGGCGGACAGGATGAGGAGGCCCAACGGGTGCCCACCACCCTCGCGGACGCTCTGAAGGTATTCGAGGCGCGCGTGGCCTCGCGGCACCGGGCGGACGGCTGA
- a CDS encoding DUF4445 domain-containing protein yields MSEIRIEFLPDKRKVRVADGTSIAEAARQAGIAIESPCGGEGRCGKCRVKVRGAVPAATAEEIQALGDDLLGVGFRLACRCRPQGDVAVYIPPQSRLLEQSILIEGVERELVLDPAVAKRAAEPPTPSLDDQRGDLERLLHAAGRPQVRCALPLLREIGAALRAADWRVTAVVAGDDLIAVEPGDTTGSIYGIAFDVGTTTVVGYLIDLATGRQVAVGSDTNAQVAHGEDVVTRIQFASDHTMGLELLRRDVLAVMNDVITECCEAAGIDAGQIYDVTVVGNTCMHHLLLGLPPDNLAVLPYVATVTAAQHFTAAELGLAVNPAGRCYVLPNIAGFVGADTVGVILAAELDRSEELRVAIDIGTNGEVVVAGGGRIVACSTAAGPAFEGATISRGMRATSGAVDSVAVQQDVAFTTINGASVRGMCGSGLIDAVAELRRAGVVDETGRMLPPSRAAELPGEIGRRLRGEEDRPEFVLAWEHETQDGEPLTITARDVRQLQLAKGALYAGVDILLEEMGADASQVEEILLAGAFGNYVKRESAVAVGLIPALPLERIRSIGNAAGVGAKLALASNSMRARAQELAARVEYVELSRKPHFQLRFADAMILAACVPGKAEAAGR; encoded by the coding sequence ATGTCGGAGATCCGCATAGAGTTCCTGCCCGACAAACGCAAGGTCCGCGTCGCTGACGGGACCTCGATCGCGGAGGCGGCGCGACAAGCCGGCATCGCGATTGAGAGCCCCTGCGGCGGCGAAGGGCGCTGCGGCAAGTGCCGCGTCAAGGTGCGGGGCGCGGTTCCGGCGGCGACCGCGGAGGAGATCCAGGCGCTCGGCGACGATCTGCTCGGTGTCGGCTTTCGCCTCGCATGCCGCTGCCGGCCGCAAGGCGATGTTGCCGTCTACATCCCGCCGCAGTCGAGATTGCTCGAACAGAGCATCCTCATCGAGGGCGTCGAGCGCGAGTTGGTCCTCGACCCGGCTGTCGCCAAGCGCGCAGCGGAACCGCCGACCCCCTCGCTCGACGATCAGCGTGGCGACCTGGAGCGCCTGTTGCACGCCGCGGGCCGGCCGCAGGTGCGCTGCGCCCTGCCTCTGCTGCGCGAAATCGGCGCCGCCCTGCGGGCCGCCGACTGGCGCGTCACGGCGGTGGTCGCGGGCGACGACCTGATCGCGGTCGAACCCGGGGACACGACGGGCTCGATCTATGGCATCGCCTTTGATGTCGGCACGACGACGGTAGTGGGTTATCTCATAGACCTCGCGACCGGCCGTCAGGTCGCGGTCGGCTCAGATACGAACGCCCAGGTCGCGCACGGAGAGGACGTCGTCACCCGCATCCAGTTCGCCTCCGATCACACCATGGGGCTGGAGCTTCTGCGCCGGGACGTCCTTGCCGTCATGAACGACGTCATCACCGAATGCTGCGAGGCGGCCGGGATAGACGCCGGCCAGATCTACGACGTCACGGTCGTCGGCAACACGTGCATGCACCACCTGCTGCTCGGCCTGCCCCCGGACAACCTCGCGGTGCTGCCCTACGTCGCGACCGTCACCGCCGCCCAACACTTCACCGCCGCCGAACTCGGCCTCGCCGTCAATCCTGCCGGCCGGTGCTATGTCCTGCCCAACATCGCCGGCTTCGTCGGCGCCGACACGGTCGGCGTCATCCTCGCCGCTGAACTCGATCGCTCCGAGGAGCTGCGGGTCGCCATAGATATCGGCACCAACGGCGAGGTCGTGGTGGCGGGCGGCGGCAGGATTGTCGCCTGCTCCACCGCCGCCGGCCCCGCCTTCGAGGGCGCCACGATCTCGCGCGGGATGCGCGCCACGTCGGGAGCGGTTGACTCCGTCGCGGTTCAGCAGGACGTTGCGTTCACCACGATCAACGGCGCCAGCGTGCGCGGCATGTGCGGCTCCGGTCTGATTGACGCCGTCGCCGAGCTGCGCCGTGCCGGCGTCGTGGACGAGACGGGACGCATGCTGCCGCCGTCACGCGCCGCCGAATTGCCCGGCGAAATCGGGCGTCGGCTGCGCGGAGAAGAAGACCGGCCTGAATTCGTACTCGCCTGGGAGCACGAGACTCAGGACGGCGAGCCGCTGACGATCACCGCGCGGGATGTGCGGCAGCTCCAGCTTGCGAAGGGCGCGCTGTACGCAGGAGTTGACATCCTGCTCGAGGAAATGGGGGCGGACGCGTCGCAGGTCGAGGAAATCCTGCTCGCCGGCGCGTTCGGGAACTACGTCAAACGGGAAAGCGCGGTCGCGGTCGGCTTGATACCGGCGCTGCCGCTGGAGCGCATCCGGTCCATCGGCAACGCCGCGGGGGTCGGCGCCAAGCTGGCGCTCGCCTCGAACTCGATGCGCGCCCGGGCGCAGGAATTGGCGGCGCGGGTGGAGTATGTTGAGCTGTCGCGGAAGCCGCATTTCCAGCTCCGGTTCGCCGACGCGATGATCCTCGCTGCCTGCGTTCCGGGGAAAGCAGAAGCCGCTGGAAGGTGA
- the lepB gene encoding signal peptidase I — MSPEKGEQQSTTNHLDGLAPEQRERASASKTRGRTIRLAIVVVLILATAVLLRLYVYESDIVEGSSMSPGLRSGDFVLICKLGCDRYRPERFDVITFRAPDAKDVLIKRVIGLPGEWVWVWGDQVLVDGSRLVEPYRATSRGAYDAPVYVPEGSIYVLGDNRDSSEDSRTWGPIPVSSVRGSAVFVYFPFGRARLVR, encoded by the coding sequence ATGAGTCCTGAAAAGGGCGAGCAGCAGTCAACGACGAACCATCTAGACGGGCTGGCACCGGAACAGCGCGAACGGGCTTCGGCCTCGAAGACGCGCGGACGGACGATCCGGCTCGCGATCGTGGTCGTCCTGATCCTCGCGACGGCCGTGCTGCTGCGGTTGTACGTGTACGAGTCCGACATCGTCGAGGGCAGCTCGATGAGCCCGGGCCTGCGCTCTGGCGACTTCGTTTTGATCTGCAAACTCGGATGTGACCGCTACCGGCCGGAGCGGTTCGACGTCATCACTTTTCGCGCGCCGGACGCGAAAGACGTGCTCATCAAGCGCGTAATCGGCCTACCGGGGGAGTGGGTTTGGGTGTGGGGCGACCAGGTTCTCGTTGACGGCAGCCGACTCGTGGAGCCGTACCGCGCTACGTCGCGCGGCGCGTACGATGCCCCGGTGTACGTGCCGGAGGGCAGCATTTACGTGCTCGGCGACAACCGGGATTCGAGCGAGGACAGCCGCACGTGGGGCCCGATTCCGGTATCCTCGGTGCGCGGCTCGGCGGTGTTCGTGTACTTCCCGTTCGGCCGCGCGCGACTCGTGCGGTAG
- a CDS encoding methionyl-tRNA formyltransferase: MRIVFFGTTDFSAVILRAVRESTHDIIAVVTQPDRPAGRGRRLRASAVKTLAGELGLTVHAPDDPNSVEFVRLVEESDADLFAVAAYGHIFGPSLLAAPQGGCVNVHASLLPRYRGAAPIHHALINGDAEAGITTIWMDERMDAGDMILQRALPVAPEDNVESLERKLADLGAAVLVETLGLIAQGVAPRIGQDDAQATYAPALTRARAQVDWRLSATEICNLVRGTNPTPGAYTFDRGKRLKILRARVAEKAPPEAGTPGQIVETRTDGLLVRAGSGTVLLMQVQPEGARPMSGAEYMRGYKPEAGAVLGGSPRQ, translated from the coding sequence ATGCGGATCGTCTTCTTCGGTACCACCGACTTCTCCGCCGTCATTCTGCGCGCCGTGCGAGAGTCCACTCACGACATCATCGCCGTCGTCACGCAGCCGGATCGTCCCGCAGGCCGGGGCAGACGGCTACGCGCGTCGGCTGTCAAGACCCTCGCGGGCGAACTCGGCCTCACCGTCCACGCGCCCGACGACCCGAATTCCGTCGAGTTCGTACGCCTCGTCGAGGAGTCGGACGCTGATCTCTTCGCGGTGGCCGCTTACGGACACATCTTCGGCCCCAGCTTGCTCGCTGCCCCACAGGGCGGTTGCGTCAACGTCCACGCGTCGCTGCTGCCGCGCTACCGCGGGGCCGCACCCATTCATCACGCGCTGATCAACGGTGACGCCGAGGCCGGCATCACCACCATCTGGATGGACGAACGCATGGATGCTGGTGACATGATACTCCAGCGCGCCCTGCCCGTCGCGCCCGAGGACAACGTGGAGTCGCTGGAGCGCAAGCTTGCCGACCTCGGAGCCGCCGTGCTCGTCGAAACCCTGGGGCTGATCGCCCAGGGCGTCGCTCCGCGCATCGGGCAAGACGATGCACAGGCGACCTATGCCCCAGCCCTCACCCGGGCTCGGGCGCAGGTGGATTGGCGCCTGAGCGCGACCGAGATCTGTAACCTGGTACGCGGCACGAATCCGACTCCTGGTGCCTACACGTTCGACCGCGGGAAAAGGCTCAAGATCCTGCGCGCGCGCGTGGCGGAAAAAGCCCCCCCCGAGGCAGGAACTCCCGGTCAGATAGTTGAAACTCGCACCGACGGGCTGCTCGTCAGGGCCGGCAGCGGAACGGTGCTGCTCATGCAGGTGCAGCCCGAAGGCGCGCGCCCGATGTCGGGCGCGGAATACATGCGCGGCTACAAGCCCGAGGCCGGCGCAGTTCTCGGAGGCAGCCCGCGCCAGTGA
- a CDS encoding corrinoid protein encodes MELKDLAEAIISGNRDRAKELTEQALAADIGPDKLINEGLIAGMSVVGEKFKNNEFYVPEVLIAARAMHASLDLLRPLIAERGIEPVGRVAIGTVKGDLHDIGKNLVAMMLEGAGYEVNDLGVDVKPEQFIEAVKDKKVQVIALSALLTTTMPAMAETIKALADAGVRDKVKVMIGGAPVTQTYADEITADGYAPDAASAVDMAKELLATA; translated from the coding sequence ATGGAGCTGAAAGACTTGGCCGAGGCCATTATCAGCGGGAACCGAGACCGAGCGAAGGAATTGACCGAGCAGGCGCTCGCGGCGGATATCGGGCCGGATAAGCTCATCAACGAGGGGCTCATCGCCGGCATGTCCGTGGTCGGCGAGAAGTTCAAGAACAACGAGTTCTACGTGCCCGAGGTGCTCATCGCGGCGCGCGCCATGCACGCCAGCCTCGACCTGCTGCGCCCGCTGATCGCGGAGCGCGGGATCGAGCCCGTCGGCAGGGTGGCCATCGGCACGGTCAAGGGCGACCTCCACGACATCGGCAAGAACCTGGTCGCCATGATGCTCGAGGGCGCCGGCTACGAGGTCAACGACCTCGGCGTGGACGTCAAGCCCGAGCAGTTCATCGAGGCGGTAAAAGACAAGAAGGTGCAGGTCATCGCCCTCTCCGCGCTGCTCACGACCACCATGCCCGCGATGGCTGAGACCATCAAGGCGCTGGCGGATGCGGGCGTGCGCGACAAGGTGAAAGTCATGATCGGCGGCGCCCCGGTCACCCAGACCTACGCCGACGAAATCACCGCCGACGGCTATGCCCCGGACGCCGCCAGCGCGGTGGACATGGCCAAGGAACTCCTCGCCACCGCGTGA
- the priA gene encoding primosomal protein N': protein MHATMYCADVLPNPGRPFDQVFTYRVPDELASRVAVGCQVVVPLGARAVPGFVIRVHTEPPPLDLKPIQEILRQAPALPAPLIELARWMSEYYMCPMGEALQPVLPPGSPRLSRRARLAVPPDSEETRRLCRESAECATAVSILGKGGWVALRRLEKEAGAGAVRLLRAAGVLETEGRVVAGRSAVATMAQLVQPAGEVRHAADTLRRRAPKQAAVLEALLSEGGGVEIGRLAKRAQTTTDVVRAVAAKGLVRLSRTSPRRVPWGDAKPVAEPPPVLTPEQADAVAALGEAIESRHSETFLLYGITASGKTEVFLQAAERVLALGRQAIILMPEISLTAQAVGIFRGRFGDRVAVLHSALGPGERSDEWRRIYHAEAQVVIGARSALFAPCPDPGLIVLDEEHDPSYKQDSPPRYHARETAIERGRLEHAAVLLAGATPSIESFHRAQRGEYTLLHLSGRIGDRPPPAIETVDLRGARRRYSTTRSVAATHQSVFTPRLVYLMKQALDAGEQIILFLNRRGYATAVLCPECGEVLRCQHCNVALVYHRAGRTVECHHCGLSDAAPTQCGQCGGGNVQLSGYGTERVAEELDRLLPQARPTRMDRDTTGRKGAHVRIVEDFRRADADVLVGTQMVTKGFHFPGVTLVGVLCADVALNLPDFRAGERTFQLLAQVSGRCGRGDRPGRVVIQTYAPEHYAVAASQAQDYEAFFAQELEARREQGYPPFGHLCNVVAGAPEEAQARACVEALASACREAGVEGVAVMGPASAPLAKLRGRSRWHMLLKAPQPEHIRRALQSGMEQAPPARGITLVVDMDPVSLM from the coding sequence GACCAGGTCTTCACGTACCGTGTCCCCGATGAGCTGGCATCTCGCGTTGCCGTGGGCTGTCAGGTAGTCGTGCCTCTGGGCGCGCGCGCCGTGCCCGGCTTCGTCATCCGCGTGCACACCGAGCCGCCGCCGCTCGATCTCAAGCCGATCCAGGAAATCCTGCGACAGGCGCCGGCCCTGCCGGCCCCGCTCATCGAACTCGCGCGTTGGATGAGTGAATACTACATGTGCCCGATGGGGGAGGCGCTTCAACCCGTGCTGCCCCCGGGGAGCCCGCGGCTGTCGCGCCGGGCCCGGCTGGCCGTTCCCCCGGATTCCGAGGAAACGCGGCGCCTGTGTCGCGAATCAGCGGAATGCGCGACGGCGGTGAGCATTCTCGGCAAGGGCGGGTGGGTGGCGCTGCGCCGGTTGGAGAAGGAGGCCGGTGCTGGGGCCGTGCGCCTGCTGCGGGCCGCGGGCGTGCTCGAAACTGAAGGGCGGGTAGTGGCGGGGCGCTCGGCCGTGGCGACCATGGCTCAGTTGGTGCAGCCGGCGGGCGAGGTCCGGCATGCGGCGGACACGCTGCGGCGGCGCGCGCCGAAGCAAGCGGCGGTGCTGGAGGCGCTGCTCTCCGAGGGCGGTGGCGTCGAAATCGGGCGGCTGGCAAAACGGGCACAGACGACGACTGACGTCGTGCGTGCAGTCGCCGCCAAGGGCCTCGTGCGTCTGTCCCGGACCTCACCCCGCCGCGTGCCGTGGGGGGATGCGAAACCGGTCGCGGAGCCGCCTCCCGTGCTCACCCCGGAGCAAGCCGACGCAGTCGCGGCGCTGGGCGAGGCCATCGAGTCCCGTCACTCCGAAACGTTCCTCCTCTACGGCATCACCGCGAGCGGCAAGACAGAGGTCTTCCTGCAGGCCGCGGAGCGCGTACTTGCGTTGGGGCGGCAGGCAATCATCCTCATGCCGGAGATCTCGCTTACCGCGCAGGCCGTCGGTATCTTCCGCGGTCGGTTCGGCGACCGCGTCGCGGTGCTTCACAGCGCCCTCGGCCCGGGCGAGCGCTCCGACGAGTGGCGCCGCATCTACCACGCCGAGGCGCAGGTCGTTATCGGCGCCCGCTCGGCGCTTTTCGCGCCGTGCCCGGACCCGGGGCTGATCGTCCTCGATGAGGAGCACGACCCGTCGTACAAGCAAGACTCGCCGCCCCGCTACCACGCTCGCGAGACGGCGATAGAGCGCGGCCGGCTGGAGCATGCCGCGGTGCTTCTCGCCGGCGCCACGCCGAGCATCGAATCCTTTCACCGCGCTCAGCGAGGCGAATATACTCTCCTGCACCTGTCCGGGAGGATCGGTGATCGCCCGCCGCCGGCCATCGAAACCGTTGACTTGCGCGGGGCCCGCCGCCGCTACTCGACGACGCGGAGCGTCGCCGCCACGCACCAGTCCGTCTTCACTCCCCGGCTCGTGTACCTCATGAAACAGGCGCTCGATGCGGGTGAGCAAATCATCCTCTTCCTTAATCGCCGCGGCTACGCAACAGCGGTACTGTGCCCGGAATGCGGCGAGGTGCTGCGCTGCCAGCACTGCAACGTCGCGCTCGTCTACCATCGCGCCGGACGGACCGTCGAATGCCACCACTGTGGGTTGAGCGATGCGGCGCCGACTCAGTGCGGTCAGTGCGGCGGCGGCAACGTGCAGCTCTCAGGCTACGGCACCGAGCGGGTGGCGGAGGAACTGGACCGGCTGCTCCCCCAGGCGCGCCCCACGCGCATGGACCGCGACACCACCGGCCGCAAGGGCGCTCACGTGCGGATCGTCGAGGATTTCCGCCGCGCGGACGCCGACGTTCTCGTCGGCACGCAGATGGTCACCAAGGGATTCCACTTCCCCGGCGTCACCCTGGTCGGTGTGCTGTGCGCCGACGTCGCTCTCAACCTCCCGGATTTCCGCGCCGGCGAGCGAACCTTCCAGCTCCTCGCCCAGGTCAGCGGCCGCTGTGGCCGCGGAGACCGGCCCGGCCGGGTCGTCATCCAGACCTACGCCCCGGAGCACTATGCCGTCGCCGCCTCACAGGCGCAGGATTACGAGGCGTTCTTCGCCCAGGAACTCGAAGCGCGCCGCGAGCAAGGCTACCCGCCGTTCGGCCATCTATGCAATGTCGTGGCCGGCGCCCCTGAGGAAGCGCAGGCGCGCGCTTGCGTCGAGGCCCTGGCGTCGGCCTGCCGCGAGGCGGGCGTCGAAGGCGTCGCCGTGATGGGACCCGCGTCCGCCCCTCTCGCGAAATTGCGCGGCCGCAGTCGCTGGCACATGCTGCTCAAGGCGCCGCAGCCCGAGCACATCCGACGCGCCCTGCAGTCCGGCATGGAGCAGGCACCTCCCGCACGAGGGATTACCCTCGTCGTGGATATGGATCCCGTCTCGCTGATGTGA
- a CDS encoding tetratricopeptide repeat protein: MSAEELDQHYQQGTAHRNVGEYDEAMAEFRYVLERQPDHLDARLGLGLVYGFVGMFDESLAELRRAVETAPESVDALLYLAKTCCMLGIYDEAREHFTRILELQPDHPEAKKQLSLIASLDSP, from the coding sequence ATGAGCGCGGAAGAGCTGGATCAGCACTACCAGCAGGGCACGGCGCACCGGAACGTCGGCGAGTACGACGAGGCGATGGCCGAGTTCAGGTACGTGTTGGAGCGCCAGCCGGATCATCTCGATGCCCGCCTCGGCCTCGGCTTGGTGTACGGTTTCGTCGGCATGTTCGACGAGTCTCTCGCCGAACTCAGACGCGCCGTCGAGACGGCGCCCGAGTCCGTGGACGCGCTCCTCTACCTGGCCAAGACCTGCTGTATGCTCGGGATCTACGACGAGGCGCGCGAGCACTTCACGAGGATTCTCGAGTTGCAGCCGGATCACCCCGAGGCCAAGAAACAGCTGTCACTTATCGCGTCACTGGACAGTCCGTAG
- a CDS encoding zinc metallopeptidase, with protein MPFLYFDWTFWLVVPAFVFALWAQHKVRSSFDRYSRVRSASGYTGAQIARELLRRAEVAAATEQAGAARGAEALGAVNVEMTPGQLTDHYDPSQNVLRLSEPVYGSDSIAAIGVAAHETGHAIQQATGYGGVAMRSALVPMAQFGSKLALPLFFVGLIFGGGQGGGLSFLMDIGILLYVAAVAFTLVTLPVEYDASRRAVTLLRDGGYVSAEELPYVKRVLGAAALTYVAAVAVAVLTLVRLLILRGERD; from the coding sequence ATGCCCTTCCTGTACTTCGATTGGACATTCTGGCTGGTCGTGCCGGCATTCGTCTTCGCTCTCTGGGCGCAGCACAAGGTGCGCTCCTCCTTCGACCGCTACTCGCGGGTGCGGTCGGCGTCGGGGTACACCGGTGCGCAGATCGCGCGCGAGTTGCTGCGGCGCGCCGAGGTCGCAGCCGCGACGGAGCAGGCGGGCGCCGCGCGAGGCGCCGAGGCCCTGGGGGCGGTCAACGTCGAGATGACCCCGGGCCAGCTAACCGATCACTACGACCCCTCGCAGAACGTCCTGCGGCTGTCTGAACCGGTCTACGGCAGCGACTCGATCGCCGCCATCGGCGTCGCCGCGCACGAGACCGGTCACGCGATACAGCAGGCGACGGGCTACGGCGGCGTCGCGATGCGCTCGGCGCTCGTGCCCATGGCGCAGTTCGGCTCGAAGCTGGCGCTGCCGCTGTTCTTCGTCGGGTTGATATTCGGCGGCGGCCAGGGCGGCGGGCTCAGCTTTCTCATGGACATAGGCATCCTGCTTTACGTGGCCGCGGTCGCATTCACGCTGGTCACTCTGCCTGTGGAGTATGATGCGAGCCGACGGGCTGTGACCTTGCTGCGCGATGGCGGCTATGTCTCCGCCGAGGAGCTGCCGTACGTGAAGCGGGTGCTCGGAGCAGCCGCGCTGACATACGTTGCCGCGGTGGCGGTAGCAGTGCTGACGCTGGTCAGGCTGCTGATTCTGCGCGGCGAGAGAGACTGA